From the Colletotrichum lupini chromosome 1, complete sequence genome, the window CATTCCCAACGAAGTTTACAGTTTCCCCGCCAGCTGTCCGGGTTGCATGCACTCATGCACAACACACATGAAGATGGTTGACATCCCCCACTTCAAGCAGGTCGTCCTCATGTCGACCGTCTGCGACGAGTGCGGCTACCGCTCCAACGACGTCAAGACCGGTGGTGAGATCCCCGAAAAGGGAGAAAAGATCATCATCAAAGTCAATGGCCAAATCGATCTCGCCCGCGATATCCTCAAGTCTGAGACCTGCGCTCTCGAGTGCCCCGAGCTCAACCTATCAGTCAACCCAGGCACCCTTGGCGGTCGCTTCACCACCATCGAGGGTCTCCTGACTCAGGTCCGCGACGACCTGAAGAGCCAGATCTTCCAAGCCGACGGTGGATCCGGCGGTGACTCTCTTGATCCTGCTGAGAAGTCAAAGTGGACCGCCTTCTTTGACGGTCTCGACGAGGCCATCAGCGGCAACCGCGAGTTCACCGTCATCCTCACCGATCCCCTCGCCAGCAGTTTCGTTCAGCCGCTTGTCGACCCTCCCGCGCCTGACCCATCCATCCAGCGCGAGTACTACGGCCGCACAcacgaggaggaagaggagcttGGACTGAACGACATGAAGGTGGAGGGCTACGAGGAGGAGGCTGCCAAGGAGGCCGAGGAGAGGGAAGCGGCCAAGAAGATGGCTGACCTTGACAAACTTTTGGACGCCAACATGGGCAAGAGCTCATAGGACGTGGTGCACGAGGAGAGAGGGATGGGATGAGCGGTATGACGTGTTTGGATTCTAGTCAAGGGAATGTGGGTGCGCAGGGGTTGATAAAAAGAAGTACATGATGATGATACCTATGCATAGACGGCTTATTGAAAATTTTTTGAAGCCTTGAAATTTTTTGACGCGTTTTGTGATTCTTTCTCGTGTCAACTGTCTTTGGTGGGTGTCCACAAGGTGCGCTGGCGAAATCGTACGGCCGTCGATACCCGATGTCGTCCGATGACGCTCGTTGTCTCTTTGACACGTGTATACCTCACCGTGACGATGAGCAACAGAGTCTCGGTAGGGACAAAAGGCCTCTAGGTCATTGTTGCCAGCAAGAGATCGCAGCCTTCAAGGCGTCTAAATACTAACCCGCCGTGTCTGCGCGGATGGACTCGACGCCATCGATTATGCCACTGTTGCCGCAAATCCTGCCGCGCGAATCTTTGATAGTCGGGAGTATCAGGTGCGGAATTTCGGTACCACAATTTCGGTGCGTGGCAAGTAGGGTCAGGTGATCACGAACTCATGGGGGAGATAGAGAAGGGGGAAGAAAAGCGAGGCGATGGAGTTCGATTCGAACCCGTAGCCTCTGTAGGAAAAAAACAAGCAATCCATGGCATTATGTAGGACCGTGAGCCAACATACGATAGAATCGTACCGCTCGGCCATCGACTACAACGGACGGTGCTTGTTAAGAGCTGTTGCGTCTTTGGTGCCTAGAGAGGATTGGGTGAGAGCCGTCCAGTGGCGTGTCGGCCTGAGGAACATACGATGCAGGGTAATGCGTATACTGCAGTATCAATATTGGAATACTCGGTGGGTTTGATGTGAAGACTCCATGGACAGTGAGGATGCATCCACCCTTCGGACTGAGGTGTGCTATACTGCCCGAGTTCAACCTTCAGCACAGGCATGTTTCGGGTGGTTCACTTCCATAAGCCCAAGGTTGAGCTTGGCCTATGCTGGTAAAGGTCGTCGGCGTGAGTTTCCCATGAATTCTGACGGACAAGGGATTTGGACTAGAATAGAGATACCGGTGTCAGTATGCCCTCCTGGCCTCACTGGCCATCGTGATTGGCCTACATAGGGTCCAGCTTTGCAAAATGTGGTCGTTGCAATGGGCAGACCTCATACCATGAGCTCGGAGGAATCGCCTCTGATCATGAAGTTGGCTGGAGAAATGTGATCTGTCGCCGGAGATATTAACCATTGTCAGAGTGCTATATTAGCCTCAAAAGTTTTGTAAATGAAGGTATCAGGTATCGAGGTCCACTACTTTGCAGATCCTCGAAAGGCAGGTTCTTCTCGCTTTATACCTGACTGTGATTATGCCACGCCAGCCGCCTTGTCACATGTTCGCAACATCGAGCTTGTGAAGCTGAGGCTTGCTTTTCAAAGTCCGTGGCTATGACTTACAGACGTATTCCAGTCTGCTTAATCTTTGAGCTGGCGTTCAGTCTATTTCCAAGCATACTATCTGTTTCCTTTGGAGTATGCAATAGGATTGCCCATATGTCAACACATCTCGAGCCTCTATTTCAATAACTACTACTACAGCTTCCTCTAGCACTGCCTTTGCCACTGCCCCTGTCACTATCACTGTCGTCATCAGTAGTCTTTCTGATCGGTTCTTTAAGTGTAttctctatataatatacctgaaGAGGCTCAGTATGAAGAGGTCCAGTAACATGGAGCCTCTTGCAGAGGCACCCTTTGTTTGTGGTGGGATGTTGATGCGGAATCGGGCACACACCAGAGGCGAGCATCCCCAGATTTACCCAGGGACTCGAAGAAGAGCAAGAGAATTGCCTGGAGGCACTGTTGTCTGAGAAGGCTACAAGCTAAGGTAAGCCATCGAGCCGAAAGAGGCTATTGAGGATCATCAAGGTATGCCGAGTAATATTTTCTGTTCTGAGACTGGATTGGCTCTATGGGTAACTTCATTGTTGTAATTACGTGCAACTTCACTGTCGGTAGCACTTCCTCGTTGGGGACAAACATGCCGTACCAGCATGCCTACCACGATAGAGACGAAAGCGTTGCCTCTTTAGCCAACACCAATGCGACCAAAGCCGCGAAGCAGCGACGAGACGCGTTTACGAGAAGTCGAGTCTTTCATCTTCTTGGGCAACTCCAGCTTGCGAACACCTGAATTAGAGTCGCTGGCATTTACGGCAAAGTACCTTAGATACCTTGATGCACTATAGTAACCAAGCATGACATACACTCATCTGCTGAGGTCTGCGCGGGCAACAATATGACAGTGACCAATGAGACGAAAGACAACTTCACGTTTCATCCTACCCGGTTCGCAGCTGTTGAAATAGCCGCATGGCTTTGCTGTCGGGAATAATGAATGAGTGGGCGGCTAGCCGCATCTTAGGTCTAGGTTCGACGATATGTAAAGTAACCCGGCACCCCCGAGAAACAAGCTGTGCCAAGCAAACACATACTGCTCTGGGCAAGAAAAGAGAATGTAATCGAGGAATGGAAAGGCCTAGCCACCAAAAGTTCACGCAAATCTCCCCATCAGCTGAGATGTCAAAAAGGCAAAAGAATATCATGATAGAGACGAGATTCGAACTCGCGCGGTTTCCCACTGGTGAAGGTAACGATTAGGTAAGCCTAAAACCAGCGCCATAACCACTCGGCCACTCTACCTGATCTGATTTGATGATCCTTGCGGTCAGGAACGTATCTATGTTGGCTGGGGGCCAGTTTTTGATGCGGATGGCTGAGTTCGGACGGTGAGGCGGGGAGTGGTGGGGTTTGCTGACCTTGGTGGCATGGGACGGATGCGCTAGTCCCAATGCGGGTCCGTGTCTATGGGGCCAGTAAGAGGTGCCAGTTGTTTTGCTTTTGAGATGCATTGTTTATGCATATGGTTGTTCAACTGGTGTGACAGCGAGTGCGCGTTACCACCCACCAAGCAAGTCACCACTTTCGAGTACTACGGTATCAGGCCAAAGTTTAACCCCCTTGTCAGGTATCTTCGCCCATGCTTCTCGCGATTACATCAGCAGCATTACTTTCGAGATTCTTGTGCACGTCGAACAAAAATTTGGCCATTGAGAGTCACTGCTTTGCCCTGGTCAGATCCACACTACCTGGTAGGGAGTTTAAACATACCCCTAAGGACCAAGTAAATAAGTGGTTTATGTCTAGCGTGGAGGAAGACGTATCAACAGTGAGAAGAGTCATTCTAGTTTCCTAGAAACTGGAGAGATGTGATCTTGCTGTGGTGGATGTGTTATGCATGCATGGATTATGCCAGCGACGTTCAGCCACACCCTACCAAGAGTATTTCCCTCCTGACAATATCTTCAGCTGCACCAACAGCTTACAGCACGACTTATACCTACCTTAGTTGACCAGCTGCCCTGGCCATATTCGCGATTCCATGACATCAGGAAGCTTTCCAGTACCTTGAGAAGTTGGAGTTTTCCAGATAATCTTTAGGTTTCACATAAGGTTATCGGAACCTTCTTCAGCTTGTTACTTCTCCGCAACGATGAGGTGTTGTCACTCGACGTGATCATCTAGCTGAAGAAACCCCCAGATCTGAGTGTTGGCGGCCGAGCCCGAGATCCGGCGCTCCCCCGGGGTAGCCCGCTTAGCATCGCACACACAACTGAAGCGAGACTTATGTTCATGTCGTGAGCATTCTTCAAGTCCAAAACATCCATAGCATTTCATGACAGCATCACATTGCGATTACACCTTGCTAGCATGGCAACCTCCGGACCGGTCGTTCCCAATGTGGCGCGAAGCCATGGTACTCGGCCCCGAGTGGGGCCAATCCAAATTGGCCAATCATACCGGAGTATGTCGGTAAAAGCGGGATAGCGGCCGATAGCCGACCGGTCTCGTCCACTTCACGGATGCGCAAGTCAACTGTTCTCAAGGCAATGTTTCTGGAGTCATCGAGGACATTCAGATTCCCTTAGACCTAATGGCTCAGCCACAGAAGCTTGTGTACATGTCAAGCTGACGTGCCTTAACAAGCGGCGCTTGTTTACACGGGATACACATTTGACTGACTTTCATTAGACCGGTTTGACACTGTCTGCCTTTACCCAAGGGCGTCGTGATCGCTTCAATTAAAGGCGCGTTATCTCTCTCCGCAAAAAGTAGCCAAGCAACAAGACCGTGCCTTGTCATCGGCCTCGTCCATCCAATATGCCTTACTGAAAGTAGTATCTTAATAACCCCCTCGCATCACAGACGCTATCTTCTATAAGAAACGGCttaaactaattttattaaccttattattactcgaTCCTCTATCCTTATCTATAGCCCGTCGCGGGTATTATTTctctaatacctagttacgtataagtaaggtattttaataatttttattatatttattatttctcctatacttattatcttaacCTTCTTTTCTATCCCTCTTATCCCTCTCGTTCTTCTTATTCCTCTCGTCCCTCTTGCCTCCCGCCCCGCTTATCCCTCCCGCCccttttatcctttttatacttactattcctACTATCCCTACtatctttatttttttattatccccGGCTTTTATTTGTGTATACGGGGaggtataatatattagtaatgggtagctttagtaataaggctaatggTATAAAGAATAAGTTTGTTagaagttataattataaatatatagagactAAACGCGGAGCACAGCATTGATAGAATGCTGGCGAAAGTAGTGCTACCATAGGTTTATGACTGATAGGGATTTCCGAAGGCTGGCCTCGGCGACCCAAGTTGAGTTTTTGATTCCAAAGAATGTGTATGGCATTGAGTTCGTCACCACTATCACTTGGTCAAAGAACCTCTCAACGCCAGGAGATGGAATCGACCTGATTCAACAATTTCAGCCTAGCCTCATAGGTCTCATGGGGCGCATTCCCTTTCACCCTCGCTCGCAGACCCAGCATGGTGTCGAGGGCGAGTTGGCCAAGGTTTGTACTGCGACTACGATGTAAACCTTCCTGTTTCCCGTCCTCGAACGACCCAGGGAAGTAGAACCCGACGAGAACAGAGAGACTCTGAGAAACGCATGGAAAAGCTCGAAGTGTCGACAGCTATGCGCTAGCATGAACGTTTGAGAGACTGGAGGCATCAACACATCTTTGGCCACTGACATTATATGCATACTGGAGGATGCTCATGAACCAACATTGAAGGCCTTCTTTACTACGCAACGTATCATCAAGCCGACATCCCTTCACCCTCACCCCCCCTCCCATCCTTTCAAGAAGGAAGGGAAATTTGTGTCACCTTGCCTGACGAAAGCCTCCCCTCTTCACCGAAAGATATCATTTGCTGTCCACGTCTATGTCGCTACCAGGGTTCTGCTATGAGCCACAAGAGAAGCGATGCCCAGAACGGGCGTCGTTATTCCTGAAGTTGTAGGGATGACGGACCAGGACTTGACTGCTGATGCACTGGCCGCGCCACCAAGTCCGCCTCGTGATGTGGTCTCTCATTATTTTTCGAGGAACTTCTTCCATATCCGCGTTCTTCCGATCTGCCCATCAAACCACCCGGCTTGCCATCAAAGAGCTTGCCATTTTGATCTTGTATACCTGCATCAGATGACGTGGTGAGCACTGGTCATCATGACATTTTGACCGACGGCCCTGGAAGTGACCAACATGTCGCTGGGGCTTTGAAAAGAGAGTGACTTCCTTCCAGCTTCCTTCCTTCTGTCGGTAGCGATATTCCCAATGAACTGGAACATGGTCTGTCGTGTTTGAACATTTCCGATACCTAACATGAAAGCCACAACCCGGCAATACAGGGCCTCGAGCACCTCTGAAATAACCAGAATCTTCGCGCCT encodes:
- a CDS encoding ZPR1 zinc-finger domain-containing protein codes for the protein MAAPDSKTTPNEFFEAIGSKVDGGDDQKVVEEIESLCMNCGKNGNTRLLLTSIPYFREIIIMSFACEECGFANSEVQPAGSIQPKGTHYELRLTAMDDFARQVVKSDTATVKFIELDLEVPAGKGQLTNVEGLLSTIINDLDFGQEARKEQMPEVYPKIAEIIEKGRAMLDGSSFPFRVTVDDPAGNSFITPDLKDGVGKWEKHEYLRSAEQNEALGISAAQADELAAAANPGLTAEGDIIPNEVYSFPASCPGCMHSCTTHMKMVDIPHFKQVVLMSTVCDECGYRSNDVKTGGEIPEKGEKIIIKVNGQIDLARDILKSETCALECPELNLSVNPGTLGGRFTTIEGLLTQVRDDLKSQIFQADGGSGGDSLDPAEKSKWTAFFDGLDEAISGNREFTVILTDPLASSFVQPLVDPPAPDPSIQREYYGRTHEEEEELGLNDMKVEGYEEEAAKEAEEREAAKKMADLDKLLDANMGKSS